Part of the Scomber japonicus isolate fScoJap1 chromosome 2, fScoJap1.pri, whole genome shotgun sequence genome, GAATATTTCAGattaatttacagaaaatattttCAAGACTTTTACTTGATCTGTCTGAATCAGTGACAAAAAACACCCACAGACAGCTTCACATCTCTCTGTAGCAGCTTTTACAACCTTTCAATGAAAATATAAAGTAGTTTAACACTGTGATATCAGGTATGAAGAGGTGCTACactataaaaactgaaaatgacaatCATAATTGTGATGGGACATCATCACGTTAAAGTCAAAATGTTATAGTAAATAAGTACTGCACTGTGTCCTAGATTCTTCACTGGAAGTTTTGTTGGGTTACGAGGAAGGAAGTAAACTTTTAGTGGAAGAGCTGCTTGCTGCTCATCTGCCCACAACCCTCATAGTGACTAACAGTCTATTCTGTCCTCTTAAGCCTTTAATCTGTAAGAGGACTGCTGTTGATTTTGACTATTTATTAAGTGTTTTGATGCTTTTTATTTGCTGTATTGTATGAATCTTAAGGATCCACCACCTGACCGTAAAACCTGAAAAACATGAGGAATGTGTTGTGTAAGTATGATGTGGGTTGATTATGTTttcaagtgaaataaaaaaaacataagaaaaGCCATTTTTCCTCAGTTGCTGTTTGACAATACAGGTCACAATTACATTATGGTCATGTTATGGTCCGAGGTCCCTCATCTGCGTTCCTAGTGTTTCGATTTCTATCTGTAAGCACATTCTCATATGCGGGTCTGCTCCGGCCCTAACAGAACAAATttttcatgaaacttgagaGCCCTGGTAgtatatttagttttaaaagATTTCAATTACATTATAAACAGCTTTCATCATAACAAAACTTTTGTATTTTAACTTGatattgtcttttaatttgttttaacttGTCGCTCAGCTTATTTCTCCAGTCCTTAATAATttgataataaaacattttattattttggaaCCACGTCTTTGTCGCTCAGTGTATGAATCTGTGTACCTTGTTTAGCTTTTAGCTCAAGGTTATAGgaacagatttgttttttttctttttatgtttctgaTATTTTCCCCAGGTGATGTAGTTTGTCTTCTATCACATGTAGTCACTCTCAAACATTTAGCACCACCATATTAGCAAATTTAATGTAAATCTGATCAGTGGTGTGTTCAATGATTACCAGTGTAAACTCAAAACATCACAGTGAAAGATGCTAACGAGTTTTATcaaaacagacagtaacagtaagtTCTCAGATATCATATAGCCCAACATGTAATAAGCTTCATTTCTCTTATTCCCCTCACATATAATCAGTTGTAATGAAGAGATGCTTACTCAGGAGTTGTGTTGGATCTTAAGTTGACAACAGAATAGAGGACCTGATCCTGATGTGGCTGCACGGTGGAGTAGAGTCATTATAACCAGGAGAGCAGCAACAACTGCTGCAACTGCTGCTGTTGATGTTCGTGTACTACTTTGGACAGTTAGAGTCTTTTCACCAGAGCTGATGTTTTGGTGGGTTTTGACAGCACAGGAGTAGTTTCCTGCATGTTGAATGGTGACTGGGTCTAGAACCAGGTGTTTGTTTTGGCTCTCTGGCTCCGTCAGACGTCGACTGTTCAGGTACCAAATGTAGTTTGTGTTGTCAGTCAGAGGACAGCTGGTACTGCAGGTCAGTGTGACTCTCTGGCCCTCTGTCACCACAGCAGGATGAAACTTAACCTCCAAACCTGAAAGATGATTAGATTGGACAGTAAATGTAAAACAGATTATCTCAAAAGTCCTCATACTGAAAGGACAAACTAGGTTTGTCACTGTCTTTAAAATTTTAAAGGTTTAGCCGATTAAAACTAGAGTACATATTTATAATCAACATCATACTCAAAAACAGTGTTTGGTAGAAGATGGAACATGAACCACAGACTCCTGAGTCAGAGTCACAGCCTTTGTACATCCATCCATTCTGACCTTCTTGTCGCTACCCGGTGTGAGTCACATATGCGCAGTTGtgtcttctatacagtctatggtagcgATACTCACATCGGGTAGCAACACTCCTCTCTAACTATGGTGGCTGAGAGAGCTCAATGCAAGTTATGAAAACACCAACAGATGAAGATCCTCATTTCTTATATGCGACATAAAGAAATCCACTGCAAATACATAAACAATGCCAATTATACAGAGCATAAAATAGGCTACACTCAATGTCATGGATTTACAAATTTGAAGCAAGAACAAACATTGTTAACTCTTTCttagacaccaaaaaaaaaagttccccCAGAACACTTTCTTTATGACTTGAaatgtttctgtattttcttgttCCTATATTTTAAGCAAGTTTTCTTAAACTGTGTGTCAAAGTGGTGAGCATGGTTTAatcatgtgatttttttgtacacttacatatttttttaagctGCAGAGTGTGTGGTTCGTTCTTCCAATGCAACTTTAATTAGACCATGGAAAGAATGGAGGCTTCTAATTTAGACAAAGTTGGGAAACTAAGATTTATCTGTTAAAGTTCTTAAAATAGTGAATATTTGAACTAAGTCTTGCCTTGTACATGATTTATTGTGTAACATCTGAGAAATCACTGGTCTGACTTTGACAAAACACATACATCTTTACACTGTATTGTTATGACTTTCAGGTGTTGGATGAGCCTGCATTGTGTCCTTAATTAAACTACAGTTACATTATTCTGACTGTCTAGTCTTTTGCAGCTGTTATCATGTTAAACATGAACCAGCCTTTGATCTCTTGTCATTAATGAGTAAAGTCTGCTGACTGCTGTCAGTACATGGTGAGGAAGCAGCAAAGTCTCTATTGAAAAGTACACAGACAGAAATTACCTGAGACAATCAGAGTCACTCCAAGTCGATTACTCTTCCATCCTCCGTCATCTTTTTGGAGTCTGAATGTGTATTCTGCTGAGTCAGtcttcttcaggttgttgattcTCAGGATGTGCTGGTTGTTCATGTTGTCATCATACTGCACGCGGCCTGCATCCTCAATCAGCGCGACAGCTTCCTCTTCACCACTTCTCTTTATTGTATACCAAACTTTAGAGCTGGGCTTCATGTTGTCAGGATACAAATATTGACTTGAAATGTTCACTGAAGAGCCTTCCAGGGCGCAGATTCTCCTTCTGATATAATTTACACTCCAGCAGTTCTCATCACGAGTACCTGAAATATagattaaatacataaagtaGGGTCTCCCTAAATAACTAATAAGGTAGTAGGTAGGTAgtcttaaccctcacatactgttcatattcggactcataattagtctctacaccaataaATTCCCCGTTAGTCATTAATaatatttgattaatccttctgttgaTTAATTTtgtgaatatgatgaataaaacatgtttgaatgtttataaccctaaccctaatgtcTAGTTAAGAGGAATGTTTATATGCAAAGCTTTATCAGTGAATGTTACACAATGTGAAAGCGGCTTCTTTAGAAACGTTATATGACTAggcaaaacatataaaacattgtTTGGATTTATACAGGTGATCACCTCCATCACTGACTTAACCATAATTCAAACAATAGATTATTAACACAACAAAGTACAGcctaaaaatgaaaatcaggctgacaacatatttcatattgCCCATTAATCATGTAAACTGTCATGTTAGTGTAAGTTATAACAGACTGTAAGTTGGTTTATACTCACAGACTTCAGCAGAGTGCAGATCCTCGTGATCTCTGACAGCACAGGAGAAGGTATCAGGAGAGGAGCGGGAAACTAAAAAGTCCTGTTTCTTCTCATCCGTCATTAACTTTCTGCCCTTGTACCACCTGTAGGCAGTTTGGTTGTCAGCCAGTGGACAGCTGGTGTTACAGGTCAGTCTAACGTTCACATCTGCAGGAGTCCTTTGAAAGCCTACCTCTGTTAGGAGATGTTAAATACATTATGAACAGTTTATATGTGTCATGtttagttaaataaaaatatgtttattacaAAAATTATTAAAGCATGGTTATTCCAGAAAAGAAGAATGTGTAACTGTAATAAGCATTTCGGTAACACAGTAAAACTAGGAAAAATTAAGAAAGCAAAgatcagacatgaaaatactgatatgaaaataaatgattgtttCAATTCAAAAGGTGTTCTAcatgtgtggggtgggggggcattTATAGAAAGTGAACCTCTGGGATATGTGATGGAGCAAGACTCATCCACTGATGTCTGCTTTTCAGAGCACATTCTTCCTTTAGCGTAGGTCACAGTAAAGCAGGTCGATGTGACAGAAtctgaacaaaaacaaatagtATTTAGTAATTTAACTGGTGAACACTTAGTTATAGTATTTCATAGACTTCATAATTTAAAAAGCTTAATAGTAAAAATGTTCTTGGAAGTGTTTAACTAAAGGTTTTGTAACATGATGAGGAGCCAAATGTTGTCACTCACCCACTGAGACTTCAGGAGCTCTGAGATGCTCGTAGCCTTTGACAGCACAGGAGTATCTGACTGCTTCCTCACTGCTGACCAGCTGTTGGTACCAGGGAGACCAGTCCTGATAGAGAAACTCTCTGTTCTTGTACCAGATGTAGACTGCAGTCAGAGGACAGCTGGAGCTACAAATCAGTGATactgtctgtccctctgtggCAGGAATCACCTTCACCTGCAGGTCTGAGATGATGGTGAATAACGTGAGAGTTCATAGACTGATTTCATTGTTAAAGTAACACATTAGTGACAAACACTGTACCTGCAACATGGAGGGCGACTTTACTGTTTCGGCAGTCTTGTGTGTATTCTGCACCCTCCGAACAGCAGTAAAACTTTGCATCACTCTCTGTCAGATCTTTGATTGTTAGAGTTGGATGAGTGTCTTCAGACATGTTGtactttacatgatttccatcTGCAGAGAGCTCATTGAGAACATTCTTGAAGCCATCCCAGTGTGTAGTGAACCATTTCATGCTTGAAGTGTGATGTTGAGCTGAGCAGGGCAGATCCACTGATGAACCTTTAAAGGCACAGATGATGTTTGCTCGTACCTGAACCCCtttaacagaaacaaacatctgGATCAATTCATAATCATATCATTCTTCTTATTCTAATAACtgaatgttaaaaatatatattgtatataaagGACATTTGTTGTATCATGTCACAGATTGCACATTTACAGATTTTGTATAATCTTCAAGTTGTACACATTTTAACTCTAATAATcaagtaaaactttttttttttttttttttttttacagattacagtTAATAATCTCATTTTGTATCATGTTTACAGTCATtaaacaagaagagaaaaacaataatTCATACCTGAGATCCACAGAATGAaacccataaacacacacccaGCTTCTGTCAACAACATGGCTGCTGTAGTCTCTCCGCTTCTAATCACaaaaattgattaaattaatttttaatggcctatatacataaaaaaaaatccaaatcaaAACCAACCAGCAGTCCTCCTACAGAGTAAAGTTTTACGAAGACAGAATAGACTGTTGGTCATTGTGAGAGTGCAGATGTACAGTATTAAACTCTGTtcatttccttatttcttttGTGAATGGCATAAGTCAGCTCTTTGTGCTGGGAACTCATGATCACGTAAATGCAGAGCATGCAGAATAGGAAAGATTAAGGAAATCCGAAGAGGTCATTCAAGTACAAATCTTGAGAACTGTTTCTGTAAATCAATTTGCAATGTTCTACAAGTAGCTAGTTCACAATATTGTAGCGACCAGAGGGGGGAGTGGTCACTCTGACTGGGACAATTTGAGCTGGTTCTCTGGTTTGAGCTCAAAGGCTCATGGGACTGTTAATGTTGAAAGGAAAGCCATGTTTTAGTaatgttgtgtgcatgtttaattGTGTTATGTGAGTTTCCAGGTTATATGGCCATACATAGTGCTAAGTTGATGTTAGCTGTAATTAACAGTGTAGCCACCGCGACTGAGTCTCCTGGTGTGTTTAATTACCTCTGGCCAGTATTCATGTACGGTGGTTGATAGTTctgatgttaaataaatagcACCTCCTGTGGTCGAGCGGTGTAAGGGACGCAGGAGTTGTTTAAAGCAGAAATCTGTCTCAGTTTACCTTCTTCCACGTGAGCTCGCCACAttggtgtcagaagtgggattatAAAAGAGAAGAATGGAGAGACAGATTGAAGAGTTAGAGCAAGCCCTTGAGCAGAACTTTAAGCTTTTGGAAAGCCTGgaacaaagacagagaagacCTGCTAGAGATGAACGTTTTCCAGCCCACCCTGATGGTTCCAGTGCACCACGGCCCTATCACCCTGTAGAGGTCAGGAGTGCTACTACAGAAGAAGTCCTGCCGCCTGCTGCCTCTGACCGCCCCCTAGTGACCAGGAGGGCTACTGCTGGTGACACCCTGCTACTTGCTACAGGCACTGGACGTCAACACTCCCTTGCTGCCACTGCTGCCAATGAGCCGCCACCACTGGTAACCACACCCAGGCCGTCGCACCCTGCAGCTATGCCTAAGACACCAGCCAAGCTTCCCAAGTACAACGGGGTGACACCACTGGAGCCATACCTCTCTCAAGTCCAACTAGCAGCATGCCACAGCGGCTGGAGCAACGAAGAAGCTGCAACCCACCTGGCCCTGGCATTGGAAGGAAAGGCGTTGCAGGTGCTCCTCGACATTACCCCAGCAGAGCAACGAGACCTCCAAGCCTTGACCATGGCACTACAGAGGCGATTTGGGCAGAGACTCTTTACTGACCAGAGTAGGGAGCAACTAGCCAGCCGTCACCGCCGAGAAGGAGAGAGCCTGGGTACCTTCGCTGCAGATGTGCAACTGCATGCTCAACGCGGTTACCCACAGTTTCACACGGCTGCCCAAGAGGAGCTGGCCCTCCATGCTTTCCTGCGGGGGCTCACACCAGAGAGGTTGCGTCAGCATGTCCGCCTTGCCATGCCCCAGTTTCTCAGTGAGGCTCTTCGTGAAGCTGAACGGGCTGAGGCAGTGCTCTCTACACGGTCTACTCAGCAGAAGGTTTCCGCGCTGCAACCACACGTCAGGATGGCCGACTacgatgaggaagaggaggatgctgAAGAGGTCTGCCAAGTTCAGCCTTCACCACGACAGTCTCAGCGATGGCCTCCACCCTCCAGGCGCCGT contains:
- the LOC128365131 gene encoding sialoadhesin-like; the protein is MKPSSKVWYTIKRSGEEEAVALIEDAGRVQYDDNMNNQHILRINNLKKTDSAEYTFRLQKDDGGWKSNRLGVTLIVSGLEVKFHPAVVTEGQRVTLTCSTSCPLTDNTNYIWYLNSRRLTEPESQNKHLVLDPVTIQHAGNYSCAVKTHQNISSGEKTLTVQSSTRTSTAAVAAVVAALLVIMTLLHRAATSGSGPLFCCQLKIQHNS